One genomic segment of Candidatus Saccharimonas sp. includes these proteins:
- the rplF gene encoding 50S ribosomal protein L6: MSRIGKLPIEVPAGVTITIDENEISVKGAKGELTVPHLSDVTVELDGTTLKVVRKNDERVARAQHGLQRALLNNAVVGVTKGFEKKLEVNGVGFRVQTNNPQELEMQLGFSHPVIYKAKEGITLSNDKMVITVAGIDKQAVGQAAAEIRALKKPEPYKGKGIKYVDEVILRKAGKAGK, encoded by the coding sequence ATGAGTCGAATCGGAAAACTACCTATTGAGGTTCCGGCTGGTGTGACAATCACGATTGACGAGAACGAGATTTCAGTTAAAGGCGCTAAAGGCGAACTAACTGTGCCTCATTTGTCAGATGTAACTGTCGAACTTGACGGCACAACTTTGAAGGTTGTTCGAAAAAATGACGAACGAGTAGCGCGAGCACAACACGGCTTGCAACGAGCTCTTTTGAATAACGCTGTAGTTGGCGTAACAAAAGGCTTCGAAAAGAAATTAGAAGTTAACGGAGTTGGTTTCCGTGTTCAAACTAACAATCCACAAGAGCTTGAAATGCAACTCGGTTTCTCACACCCTGTAATTTATAAAGCAAAAGAAGGAATCACTCTTTCTAACGATAAAATGGTTATTACAGTTGCAGGAATCGACAAACAAGCTGTTGGTCAAGCTGCGGCAGAAATCCGCGCATTGAAAAAACCTGAACCGTATAAAGGTAAAGGTATCAAATATGTTGATGAAGTTATCTTGCGAAAAGCGGGAAAGGCAGGTAAATAA
- a CDS encoding glycerophosphodiester phosphodiesterase, with product MRLLKNFKQSWDFFYKNKYGLLIGASVLHFAMSVIGVNLLFWVFKLILLFSNQENITKDNFYLIFSNPLSLFLCVIYILLVAFLTFAEFFILINFINSRREGSAFSIKTTLAKSFMKLKGLIGFQVFFFIIYFISMVPLENLGLSSTITERLRIPAFITGEISKTLTGTLLYFVLIFTIFYINYRLIFTLPRTILKDEPLSKSIKESWKATKKKMPQILIPIGIFEIIFMFAGLLLMLIVAGILGIFKPFMGFLLSKTILQTMFDVVFFAFSVFTKISIVIILLDNIEPQKSKTIESKKEKRKRSSILMLLMILFLVGSTAINGIQIYYSKIDTKILKIAHRGDVHGGVENSLEALESAKKKGADYVEMDIQLTRDDHFVVVHDYNLRRLTGRDARVRDLNLNEIRKLTISENGFESRIPTFEEYVKQAEKLKIKLLVELKPSGDEPENFAEMFVNKFRKLGVERKFKTMSLDLNLMRKIEKIAPEIETGFVIPLQFGDFDDSKIDFYVIEDFSYRRYLALKAHKKHRKIFVWTLNTRSEISKYLQEPIDGIISDELEMINEIEKEDRSKESIFKTFIRILKLKM from the coding sequence ATGAGACTACTAAAAAACTTCAAACAATCTTGGGATTTTTTCTATAAAAATAAATATGGTCTTTTGATTGGCGCTTCAGTTTTGCATTTTGCGATGTCGGTGATTGGGGTGAATTTACTTTTTTGGGTTTTTAAACTAATTTTATTGTTTTCGAACCAAGAAAATATAACCAAAGACAACTTTTATTTGATTTTTTCAAATCCGTTGAGCTTGTTTTTATGTGTAATTTATATTTTGTTAGTTGCATTTTTAACCTTTGCGGAGTTTTTTATTTTAATCAATTTTATCAATTCCAGAAGAGAAGGCTCAGCTTTTTCGATAAAAACCACTTTAGCAAAATCTTTCATGAAATTAAAAGGTTTAATAGGTTTTCAAGTCTTCTTTTTTATAATTTATTTTATTTCGATGGTGCCTCTTGAAAATCTTGGGCTTTCGAGTACAATCACTGAACGACTTCGAATTCCTGCATTTATTACGGGTGAAATTTCTAAAACACTAACAGGAACTTTGCTATATTTTGTTTTAATTTTCACAATTTTTTATATAAATTATCGCTTAATTTTTACTTTACCACGTACAATTTTGAAAGATGAGCCGCTTTCGAAAAGTATTAAAGAAAGCTGGAAGGCCACTAAAAAGAAGATGCCACAAATTTTAATTCCAATTGGCATTTTCGAAATTATCTTTATGTTTGCAGGATTGCTGCTTATGCTTATTGTTGCTGGGATTTTGGGAATTTTTAAACCTTTTATGGGATTTTTACTTTCGAAGACAATTCTTCAAACAATGTTTGATGTGGTATTTTTTGCTTTTTCGGTTTTTACGAAAATTTCAATTGTAATTATTTTGCTAGATAATATTGAACCTCAAAAATCGAAAACTATTGAAAGCAAAAAAGAAAAAAGAAAACGATCAAGTATTCTTATGCTTTTGATGATTTTATTTTTGGTTGGTTCAACAGCAATTAATGGAATTCAGATTTATTATAGTAAAATTGATACGAAAATTCTTAAAATTGCGCATCGTGGTGATGTTCATGGCGGGGTTGAAAATTCGCTTGAGGCGCTTGAATCGGCCAAGAAAAAAGGTGCAGATTATGTGGAAATGGACATTCAGTTAACGCGAGATGATCATTTTGTGGTTGTTCATGACTATAATTTGCGTCGATTAACAGGTCGAGACGCACGCGTTCGAGATTTGAATTTGAATGAAATTAGAAAATTAACTATTTCTGAAAATGGTTTCGAAAGTAGAATTCCAACTTTTGAGGAATATGTAAAACAAGCAGAAAAATTAAAAATTAAGCTTTTGGTTGAATTAAAACCTAGTGGTGATGAACCAGAAAATTTTGCTGAAATGTTCGTGAATAAATTTCGAAAACTTGGCGTGGAGCGAAAATTTAAAACAATGTCGCTTGATTTGAATTTAATGCGAAAAATTGAAAAAATCGCACCAGAAATTGAAACTGGTTTTGTGATTCCTTTGCAATTTGGGGATTTTGATGATTCTAAAATTGATTTTTATGTAATTGAAGATTTCTCCTATCGGCGGTATTTGGCTTTAAAAGCTCATAAAAAACACCGAAAAATTTTTGTTTGGACATTAAATACTAGAAGTGAAATTTCAAAATATCTACAGGAGCCAATCGATGGAATAATTTCTGATGAGCTTGAAATGATTAACGAAATTGAGAAAGAAGACCGTTCGAAAGAATCAATTTTTAAAACTTTTATACGAATTTTAAAGCTTAAAATGTAA
- a CDS encoding HAD-IC family P-type ATPase — MKHIQTIIFRNFISPISIAIFILAGGLLLVGEVRDAWFISFVILVNSFIGTIQEVRAYLTLRKIELMSAPRAMVFRDGKLEEILFTELQDGDKIFLKTGDEIPADAKITKSNSFEVNESILTGESDAISKNVGDKILSSSIVVSGEAEAEVLAVGENTEAGQMAAKLKNYKPKLTPIQQKISKLISRLSWFALALAIVICVVYFFIFKEDPTTILKTITSAAVVVVPEGLLLASSLFFAYGSLKLLQAKVLPQKISAIEDMALLEVLATDKTGTLTSPEIEFNSCEVINKNFSKEEIAQILNTLNSESAEKNATAQAILNEFKDSKNLKIIDYMAFSSSRKLSGMTFLNNSKEESIVFGAPEFILKNLSKDSKSESISKKIDNLASQGLRVLLLAKFQKSGKISKLLESEKLEPIAIITLKNTLRPNVQETVSFLQNRGVSIRVISGDNPRTVSFIALEAGIKNAEKYITGAELANLSKKDFEKSVLENTIFARVLPEQKEKIIGVFQKNKLYTGMIGDGVNDALAIKKSDLGISMFDGAPATRRVADLVLMDNSFTSLPSGVKVGNRIMLSIEMIAILFFHKIILGVTILFATMLAGVNYPFLPRHITYMNFILVTMPTVLTTLFPPIPKAKINPKNFWRDTLYSIAPVAILSGLAISFIYISLYFKVDGSLASKHIMHGILATVVIVTAWFGVFATILSEIFLGSKPSKNNKIRRTIYIIGTLIFTGVIFSAPILREFFEFNLPNISQFWFICSVIILVSVIQLFIASSRSKNK, encoded by the coding sequence ATGAAACACATTCAAACAATCATTTTTCGAAACTTTATTTCCCCAATTTCAATTGCAATTTTTATTCTTGCGGGCGGGCTTTTGCTTGTTGGCGAGGTTCGTGATGCATGGTTTATTTCTTTTGTAATTTTAGTAAATTCCTTTATTGGCACAATTCAGGAGGTTCGTGCATATTTAACCCTTCGAAAAATTGAATTAATGAGTGCACCCAGAGCAATGGTTTTTCGTGATGGAAAGCTTGAAGAAATTTTATTCACCGAACTTCAAGATGGCGACAAGATTTTTCTAAAAACTGGCGACGAAATTCCAGCAGATGCAAAAATCACAAAGTCGAACTCTTTTGAAGTTAACGAATCAATTCTGACAGGAGAAAGCGATGCGATTTCGAAAAATGTTGGCGATAAAATTCTTTCGAGTTCAATCGTAGTTTCGGGTGAAGCTGAAGCTGAGGTTTTAGCTGTTGGTGAAAATACCGAAGCCGGTCAAATGGCGGCAAAACTCAAAAACTACAAACCAAAACTCACACCAATTCAACAAAAAATTTCGAAATTAATTTCAAGATTAAGCTGGTTTGCGCTCGCTCTAGCTATAGTGATTTGCGTGGTTTATTTCTTTATTTTTAAAGAAGATCCAACTACGATTTTAAAAACTATAACTTCCGCTGCGGTTGTTGTTGTTCCTGAAGGTCTGTTGCTTGCGAGCTCGCTATTCTTCGCTTACGGTTCATTAAAATTACTCCAAGCTAAAGTTCTGCCACAAAAAATTTCTGCAATCGAAGATATGGCTCTATTGGAGGTTCTTGCAACAGATAAAACCGGAACATTAACCTCCCCTGAAATTGAGTTTAATTCTTGCGAAGTTATCAATAAAAACTTTTCGAAAGAAGAAATTGCTCAAATTCTAAATACTTTAAACTCGGAATCTGCTGAGAAAAATGCCACAGCTCAAGCTATTTTAAATGAATTTAAAGATAGTAAAAATCTTAAAATTATAGACTATATGGCTTTTTCGAGTTCGCGAAAACTATCTGGAATGACTTTTCTTAACAATAGCAAAGAAGAATCTATCGTTTTCGGTGCTCCTGAATTTATTCTAAAAAACCTTTCAAAAGATAGTAAATCTGAAAGTATTTCGAAAAAAATCGACAATTTAGCGTCTCAGGGCTTGCGAGTTTTACTTCTAGCAAAATTTCAAAAATCTGGCAAAATTTCAAAACTTCTCGAAAGCGAAAAACTTGAGCCAATTGCAATAATTACACTTAAAAATACCCTGAGACCAAATGTTCAAGAAACCGTTAGTTTTTTGCAAAATCGTGGCGTTTCAATTCGTGTAATTTCCGGAGATAATCCACGAACTGTGAGTTTTATTGCTCTTGAGGCCGGAATTAAAAATGCTGAAAAATACATAACTGGCGCAGAACTTGCTAATCTTTCGAAAAAAGACTTCGAAAAGTCTGTTCTTGAAAATACAATTTTTGCACGAGTCTTGCCTGAACAAAAAGAGAAAATTATTGGTGTTTTTCAGAAAAACAAACTATATACAGGAATGATTGGCGATGGTGTAAATGACGCTCTTGCGATTAAAAAATCAGATTTGGGAATTTCTATGTTTGATGGCGCTCCTGCAACTCGCCGTGTGGCAGATTTAGTTTTAATGGATAATTCTTTCACTTCTCTACCAAGTGGCGTGAAGGTTGGGAATAGAATTATGCTTTCGATTGAGATGATTGCGATTTTGTTCTTCCATAAAATTATTCTTGGTGTAACAATTCTTTTTGCAACAATGCTTGCCGGCGTCAATTACCCATTCCTACCACGTCATATTACTTATATGAACTTTATTTTAGTGACAATGCCAACAGTTTTGACCACACTTTTTCCACCAATACCTAAAGCTAAAATTAACCCTAAGAACTTCTGGCGGGACACACTTTATTCAATTGCACCAGTAGCAATTTTAAGTGGTTTAGCAATTTCATTTATTTATATTAGTTTATATTTTAAAGTTGATGGCAGTCTCGCAAGTAAGCACATAATGCATGGAATTTTAGCAACCGTTGTAATTGTAACCGCTTGGTTCGGTGTTTTTGCAACAATCTTGAGCGAAATATT